The following are encoded together in the Streptomyces tsukubensis genome:
- a CDS encoding GtrA family protein, giving the protein MLGFAVAGLCAYAADLGLFLWLRGPAGLDPLTAKGLSFLAGCTVAYTGNALGTYRRGRAGGSRLRQYGIFFAVNVAGAAVQLLCIAVSHYGLGLTSRRADTISGAGVGMALATVLRFWGTRTLVFRTEGRQTSWTG; this is encoded by the coding sequence CTGCTCGGTTTCGCCGTCGCGGGACTCTGCGCCTACGCCGCCGACCTCGGCCTGTTCCTCTGGCTGCGCGGCCCGGCCGGGCTCGACCCGCTGACAGCGAAAGGACTGTCGTTCCTCGCGGGCTGCACGGTCGCCTACACCGGCAACGCGCTCGGCACCTACCGGCGCGGCCGGGCAGGGGGCTCACGGCTGCGCCAGTACGGAATCTTCTTCGCCGTCAACGTCGCCGGGGCCGCCGTGCAGTTGCTGTGCATCGCCGTCTCCCACTACGGCCTCGGCCTCACCTCCCGCCGCGCCGACACCATCTCCGGGGCCGGTGTGGGTATGGCACTGGCCACAGTCCTCAGGTTCTGGGGTACCCGCACGTTGGTATTCCGTACGGAGGGCAGGCAGACGTCATGGACTGGCTGA